A window of the Candidatus Hydrogenedentota bacterium genome harbors these coding sequences:
- a CDS encoding efflux RND transporter periplasmic adaptor subunit, translated as MRTCERLAFVSLAVFGVLGAGCSAPVEGKAPDAPEAAAQTERILVPVEVQKPARKDISSYFETTTRVQAERRVEVLAKGAGICDRVFFEEGDRVAAEAVLAELDKTELAAQVRQAQVTLRQQKTTFEIAEKSLAEGIGAPVERDNARFAYEQAQAALEMNEARLAHQTVRAPIGGIITRRSLQEGMLVSPGMPAFTIMDPDSYALPISVPEKELAKLAVGQEALVRVDSLEGEELRASIRRINPSMDPLSGTVKVVLEFGEADRARLRDSAFARVRLVMQTIKDALVVPKDAIVEENARSFLMVAEPPAAEAGAESAHVARRVEVEKGLEDSEVVQILSGVSDESLVVVMGQHALKPDAEISVTTAAREIESRKDMEVGDALEAARKRAEEEKARKESQN; from the coding sequence ATGCGCACATGTGAACGTCTGGCCTTTGTCTCCCTTGCGGTGTTTGGAGTGCTGGGTGCGGGGTGCTCCGCGCCGGTGGAGGGCAAGGCGCCGGACGCGCCCGAGGCCGCGGCGCAGACGGAGCGGATTCTGGTTCCCGTGGAGGTCCAGAAGCCGGCCCGCAAGGACATTTCCTCGTACTTCGAGACGACCACCCGGGTCCAGGCGGAACGGCGTGTGGAGGTGCTGGCCAAGGGGGCCGGGATTTGCGACCGGGTCTTTTTCGAGGAGGGCGACCGGGTGGCGGCGGAGGCGGTGCTGGCGGAGCTGGACAAGACGGAGCTGGCCGCGCAGGTGCGGCAGGCGCAGGTGACGCTGCGCCAGCAGAAGACGACCTTCGAGATTGCGGAGAAGAGCCTCGCCGAGGGGATCGGCGCCCCGGTGGAGCGCGACAACGCCCGCTTTGCCTATGAGCAGGCGCAGGCGGCGCTGGAGATGAACGAGGCGCGCCTGGCGCATCAGACGGTGAGGGCGCCCATCGGCGGCATCATCACGCGGCGCTCGCTCCAGGAGGGCATGCTGGTCTCGCCGGGAATGCCGGCGTTCACCATCATGGACCCCGACTCCTACGCCCTGCCGATCAGCGTGCCGGAGAAGGAGCTGGCCAAGCTGGCCGTCGGCCAGGAGGCGCTCGTGCGGGTGGACTCCCTGGAGGGCGAGGAGCTGAGGGCCTCCATACGGCGCATCAACCCGAGCATGGACCCCCTGAGCGGCACGGTCAAGGTGGTGCTGGAGTTCGGGGAGGCCGACCGCGCGCGCCTGCGCGACTCCGCCTTCGCGAGGGTGCGGCTGGTGATGCAGACCATCAAGGACGCGCTGGTCGTCCCCAAGGACGCGATTGTGGAGGAGAACGCCCGCAGTTTCCTCATGGTCGCCGAACCCCCGGCGGCGGAGGCGGGCGCGGAGTCCGCGCATGTGGCGCGCCGGGTGGAGGTGGAGAAGGGGCTGGAGGACAGCGAGGTGGTGCAGATCCTCTCCGGCGTGTCCGACGAGTCCCTGGTGGTGGTGATGGGGCAGCACGCGCTGAAGCCGGACGCGGAGATCTCGGTCACCACCGCGGCCCGGGAGATTGAGTCGCGGAAGGACATGGAGGTGGGCGACGCGCTGGAGGCGGCGCGCAAGAGGGCGGAGGAGGAGAAGGCCCGCAAGGAGAGTCAGAACTAA
- a CDS encoding efflux RND transporter permease subunit, with amino-acid sequence MTHPEETPSTNYRIAIRRPVTMVMIFLTIAVFGLRSYQQLPINLMPNISYPSLTVRTEYEGAAPEDVEKLVTRPLEEMLSIVGGLVEISSISKPGLSEILLEFSWGTDMTIAQTDVRDRLDVFEPPKEVTKKPVILRYDPSRDPVMRFAIVPDRTFSDAQEEARTLTGIRDAAERHLKADLEAESGIAQAAIKGGQKEEIQVLVDAEKIKGLGVSLDTVVTSLAQQNINLSGGQLREGKTEYMVRTNNEFESVEDIAASLVPTPGGQFRLSDLAQVFMGAKDRETIVHVNGREAVAVEIFKEGDANTVRVCNRVKDLFNISRKLSVSERAVQAVREAMDRVQRQARESLVGSNDAERLKESMKGKRNLLARLPGEVRLSVMSDQSRFIVASIEEVQGATWLGGLLALAILFLFLREAKSTLIIGIAIPISVVATFVPMFIQNVSLNIMSLGGLALGVGMLVDNSIVVLESIFRCREEGDGILDASERGTREVAGAVFSSTMTTVCVFLPITFVEGIAGQLFRDLALTVTYSLLASLLTALYLVPLLASRRRMNLEATRQVVWTVRAWREARDRRGWSRPAALAAVIPLGLLDAGRGVAAIWRDTVGVSLRRAAAPFTALLAWRGFGHFAASWLVCAAGLLLLPLSLLLFACQFALALSYVVFSSALHVSALALLVVMAAVRLVVMTALWPFLTLWEWGFRGMLALYRVTIRHMLQYSAVILLLTLGVAIHAGTVASRLGSELIPPMKQGEFGVRVEARAGTRLEDMNQRARVYEEILRSAPEVETVTVEIGREKSSTESNRGENIAVFNVLLRNPEETAALQDRIVEELRGRVMAAGVEEQVTFTLPSLFSFNTAIEVQLVGDDLKELREVGGRAVEAVSKVPGVKDAELSMKAGYPEVIIALDRELLAARGITPGQVAQRLRTEVQGDIATRFSRLGEKVDIRVRTDRAMLGNVEDLRRLSVTDGPVPIPLSDIAGITIQEGPSEVRRVDQRQVALIYANVEGRDLGAVSRDIDNALKTVDRPEDFYFFQGGQNRELDTAYSSLQFALLLAMFLVYVVMACQFESIVHPALVMFSIPLAFIGVVYALHYTGTSLSVMVFLGGIVLAGIVVNNAIVLVDYVNQLRGRGYSKRDALVQAGSVRIRPILMTTLTTVLGLLPMLTATGEGAEIRRPMAITVMAGLSSSTLLTLFIIPMLYELFGGRDRK; translated from the coding sequence ATGACCCACCCCGAAGAGACCCCCAGCACCAACTACCGCATCGCCATCCGCCGCCCGGTGACCATGGTGATGATCTTCCTCACCATCGCCGTGTTCGGCCTGCGCTCCTACCAGCAGCTCCCGATCAACCTGATGCCGAACATCTCCTACCCGAGCCTCACGGTCCGGACGGAGTACGAGGGGGCGGCGCCGGAGGATGTGGAGAAGCTCGTCACGCGGCCGCTGGAGGAGATGCTCAGCATCGTGGGCGGCCTGGTCGAGATCAGCAGCATCTCCAAGCCGGGCCTTTCGGAGATTCTCCTGGAGTTCTCCTGGGGCACCGACATGACCATCGCCCAGACGGACGTTCGGGACCGGCTGGACGTGTTCGAGCCGCCAAAGGAGGTGACGAAGAAGCCCGTCATCCTCCGCTACGACCCCTCGCGCGACCCCGTCATGCGCTTCGCCATCGTTCCGGACCGCACCTTTTCGGACGCGCAGGAGGAGGCGCGGACCCTGACGGGCATCCGCGACGCCGCGGAGCGCCATCTCAAGGCGGATCTGGAGGCGGAGTCCGGCATCGCCCAGGCGGCGATCAAGGGCGGGCAGAAGGAGGAGATCCAGGTCCTGGTGGACGCCGAGAAGATCAAGGGGCTCGGCGTGTCCCTGGACACCGTGGTCACGAGCCTCGCCCAGCAGAACATCAATCTTTCCGGGGGCCAGCTCCGCGAGGGGAAGACGGAGTACATGGTCCGGACGAACAACGAGTTCGAGTCCGTGGAGGACATCGCCGCGAGCCTGGTGCCCACGCCGGGCGGCCAGTTCCGCCTTTCGGACCTCGCGCAGGTGTTCATGGGCGCGAAGGACCGCGAGACCATCGTGCATGTCAACGGCCGCGAGGCGGTCGCCGTCGAGATATTCAAGGAGGGTGACGCGAACACGGTGCGCGTGTGCAACCGGGTGAAGGACCTCTTCAACATTTCCCGGAAGCTCAGCGTCAGCGAGCGCGCGGTGCAGGCGGTCCGGGAGGCGATGGACCGGGTGCAGCGGCAGGCGCGCGAATCCCTGGTCGGGAGCAACGACGCGGAGCGGCTGAAGGAGTCCATGAAGGGGAAACGGAACCTGCTGGCGCGCCTGCCGGGCGAGGTGCGCCTTTCCGTCATGAGCGACCAGTCGCGCTTCATCGTGGCCTCCATCGAGGAGGTGCAGGGGGCCACGTGGCTGGGCGGTCTGCTGGCCCTCGCCATCCTGTTCCTGTTCCTGCGCGAGGCCAAGTCCACGCTCATCATCGGCATCGCGATCCCCATCTCCGTGGTGGCGACCTTTGTGCCAATGTTCATCCAGAACGTCTCCCTGAACATCATGTCCCTGGGCGGCCTGGCCCTGGGCGTGGGCATGCTGGTGGACAACTCGATCGTCGTGCTGGAGAGCATCTTCCGGTGCCGCGAGGAGGGCGACGGCATACTGGACGCCTCCGAGCGGGGCACCCGCGAGGTGGCGGGCGCCGTGTTCTCGTCCACCATGACCACCGTGTGCGTCTTCCTGCCGATCACCTTTGTCGAAGGTATCGCGGGGCAGCTTTTCCGCGACCTCGCGCTCACGGTCACCTACTCCCTGCTGGCCTCCCTGCTCACGGCCCTGTACCTGGTTCCCCTGCTCGCCTCGCGCCGCCGCATGAATCTCGAGGCGACCCGGCAGGTGGTGTGGACCGTCCGCGCGTGGCGCGAAGCCCGCGACCGGCGCGGCTGGTCCCGCCCGGCGGCGCTGGCGGCGGTGATTCCCCTGGGGCTCCTGGACGCGGGCCGCGGCGTCGCGGCCATCTGGCGGGACACCGTCGGGGTTTCCCTGCGCCGCGCTGCCGCGCCGTTCACCGCCCTTCTCGCCTGGAGGGGCTTCGGGCATTTCGCGGCGTCCTGGCTGGTGTGCGCCGCCGGGCTGCTGCTTCTGCCCCTGTCGCTGCTGCTCTTCGCCTGCCAGTTCGCGCTGGCCCTCTCCTACGTGGTCTTCTCCTCCGCGCTGCACGTGTCGGCCCTGGCGCTGCTGGTGGTGATGGCGGCGGTCCGGCTTGTCGTCATGACGGCGCTCTGGCCCTTTCTCACGCTGTGGGAGTGGGGGTTCCGGGGCATGCTCGCCCTGTACCGGGTGACGATCCGCCACATGCTCCAGTACAGCGCCGTCATCCTCCTGCTCACGCTCGGGGTTGCCATCCACGCGGGCACGGTCGCCAGCCGGCTGGGCAGCGAGCTGATCCCCCCCATGAAGCAGGGCGAGTTCGGTGTGCGGGTGGAGGCGCGCGCGGGCACGCGCCTGGAGGACATGAACCAGCGCGCCCGGGTGTACGAGGAGATACTGCGCTCGGCCCCGGAGGTCGAGACCGTGACGGTGGAGATCGGCCGGGAGAAATCCAGCACCGAGTCCAACCGGGGGGAGAACATCGCGGTCTTCAACGTGCTGCTCCGAAACCCGGAGGAGACGGCGGCGCTGCAGGACCGGATTGTGGAGGAGCTCCGCGGCCGGGTCATGGCGGCGGGGGTCGAGGAGCAGGTCACGTTCACCCTCCCGAGCCTTTTCAGTTTCAACACGGCCATCGAGGTGCAGCTGGTCGGGGACGACCTGAAAGAGCTGCGCGAGGTCGGCGGCCGGGCCGTCGAGGCCGTCTCGAAAGTGCCCGGGGTGAAGGACGCCGAGCTGAGCATGAAGGCGGGGTATCCGGAGGTGATCATCGCCCTGGACCGGGAGCTGCTCGCGGCGCGCGGGATCACCCCCGGACAGGTCGCCCAGCGGCTGCGCACGGAGGTGCAGGGGGACATCGCCACGCGCTTCAGCCGGCTGGGCGAGAAGGTGGACATCCGGGTGCGCACCGACCGGGCCATGCTGGGGAACGTGGAGGACCTGCGCCGGCTGTCCGTGACGGACGGCCCGGTGCCGATCCCCCTTTCCGACATTGCCGGCATCACGATCCAGGAGGGGCCGAGCGAGGTCCGGCGGGTGGACCAGCGGCAGGTGGCCCTCATCTACGCCAACGTGGAGGGACGCGACCTTGGGGCGGTCTCCCGGGACATTGACAATGCGCTGAAGACGGTGGACCGGCCGGAGGATTTCTACTTCTTCCAGGGCGGGCAGAACCGCGAACTGGACACCGCGTACTCCAGCCTCCAGTTCGCCCTGCTTCTCGCCATGTTCCTGGTCTATGTGGTGATGGCGTGCCAGTTCGAGTCCATTGTGCACCCGGCGCTGGTCATGTTCAGCATCCCGCTGGCCTTCATCGGCGTGGTCTACGCCCTCCACTACACCGGCACCAGCCTGAGCGTCATGGTCTTCCTGGGGGGCATCGTGCTGGCGGGCATCGTGGTCAACAACGCGATCGTGCTTGTGGATTATGTCAACCAGCTTCGCGGGCGCGGCTACTCGAAGCGGGACGCCCTGGTGCAGGCGGGCTCCGTCCGCATACGCCCCATCCTGATGACGACCCTGACCACGGTGCTGGGCCTGCTTCCCATGCTCACCGCCACGGGCGAGGGCGCGGAAATCCGCCGGCCCATGGCCATCACCGTGATGGCGGGGCTCTCCTCCTCGACCCTGCTCACCCTCTTCATCATCCCCATGCTGTACGAGCTGTTCGGCGGAAGAGACCGCAAATGA
- a CDS encoding efflux RND transporter permease subunit encodes MSFSLPKFSLRHPITVLMLSLSTVALGVIAWNRMPLNFLPRVDRPFIGVFIAYPGASPAQVEQQIAIPVEGELRTIPGVRRIRTTSTSSGCEVGLLFSLDTDMSIATADVRDRLERLKLVLPAEADKMLIQRFSSGSIPIMAFGMFKEGDKEKFDHLARTVVEPRLSRVEGVAQVQILSPVQPREVLIEFNQDTLRSLNLNLPQVLQAVRESSFNLSVGELPEGTRKHYARVIGEYRRIEDIGAIVVGPGGMRLKDVAEVNYRSREEQQQVSMDGADGLAILVVKDSEANTVSTCARVRAELDSILKEPAFDGATSLIFFDQSDLINRALKNLFLQGFYGSLMAIGVLFFFLHRVIPTLVVAFAIPSSLLIAVVFMFFTGMSLNIITMVSMIIAVGMLVDNAIVVVENTIRHRDLGASMADAAVDGAAEVGMAIFASTLTTIVVFIPMYFMETGRMSVFMQQLGGPLIASLSGSLLMAVTVVPLVMSRLRISRNQNVFQTVSSRYWRAHASDAPPTGMVGGVVHRFGRIHPIQWVIGLYGGLVRAALRRRVLCLLLLGAGIYVTYAFPMQHVGMRPMPKLDTREVRIDARMEQNFNLDMAKDLMSRIEAQIDPLRETLAIKKVLKLHGADEGFIEVYLYTEDDGPIGENPPFTTEEVMQILSEKIPKQVPGAELRFSMADAGQSEEGETVSLFLRGEDGQILTQYAEQLKAVLGTIEEISDPETNVEPEVQEVQVRIDKDLAQQAGVSPMIVAQTVDAALRGTRMPYLKQGRREVSVWAQFREEDRKSQANLENVAVPGLTGQLVPLQRLTDYSKEASPTSIRRINGKNVIALSAKLNTKNLSAVRAKLESAVEDLGLPPGYTVDFGEELEDLESNIFNFTTTLAMAVILIYIVMAALFESYLLPLSILTTVPISLFGAVWMLFYMDSQFDQIVLIGCILMAGVIVNNGIVIVDHINRLYRERGDRTEAIVQAGIDRFRPVMMTALTTILGLVPLAMAKTGGASTFAGLGQALIGGLTIGTILTLVVVPVFFTLLDDFQRWAVDFFGNLAGRRLDQPKGADEAGGGS; translated from the coding sequence ATGAGCTTCTCGCTGCCGAAATTCTCGCTGCGCCACCCGATTACGGTGCTGATGTTGAGCCTCAGCACGGTGGCCCTCGGCGTCATCGCGTGGAACCGGATGCCCCTGAACTTCCTGCCCCGCGTGGACCGGCCGTTCATCGGGGTGTTCATCGCCTACCCGGGCGCGTCGCCCGCCCAGGTGGAGCAGCAGATCGCCATCCCGGTGGAGGGCGAGCTGCGCACCATCCCCGGCGTCCGCCGGATCCGGACCACCTCCACCAGCTCCGGGTGCGAGGTCGGGCTGCTGTTCAGCCTGGACACGGACATGTCCATCGCCACGGCGGATGTCCGCGACCGCCTGGAGCGGCTGAAACTGGTCCTGCCCGCCGAGGCCGACAAGATGCTGATCCAGCGGTTCAGTTCCGGCTCCATCCCGATCATGGCCTTCGGCATGTTCAAGGAGGGGGACAAGGAGAAGTTCGACCACCTCGCGCGGACCGTGGTGGAGCCGCGGCTCAGCCGCGTGGAGGGCGTCGCCCAGGTGCAGATCCTCTCCCCCGTCCAGCCGCGGGAGGTTCTCATCGAGTTCAACCAGGACACGCTTCGCTCCCTGAACCTCAACCTCCCGCAGGTGCTGCAGGCGGTCAGGGAGAGCAGCTTCAACCTGTCGGTGGGGGAGCTTCCGGAGGGCACCCGGAAGCACTACGCCCGGGTCATCGGCGAGTACCGCCGCATCGAGGACATCGGGGCCATTGTGGTCGGCCCCGGAGGGATGCGGCTCAAGGACGTGGCGGAGGTCAACTACCGGTCCCGCGAGGAGCAGCAGCAGGTCTCCATGGACGGGGCGGACGGCCTGGCCATCCTGGTGGTCAAGGACTCCGAGGCGAACACGGTTTCCACCTGCGCGCGGGTCCGGGCCGAGCTGGACAGCATCCTGAAGGAGCCCGCCTTCGACGGGGCGACTTCCCTCATCTTCTTCGACCAGTCCGACCTGATCAACCGGGCGCTGAAGAACCTTTTCCTGCAGGGCTTCTACGGGTCCCTGATGGCCATCGGGGTGCTTTTCTTTTTCCTGCACCGGGTCATCCCCACGCTGGTGGTGGCCTTCGCGATCCCCTCCTCGCTGCTCATCGCCGTGGTCTTCATGTTTTTCACCGGGATGTCGCTGAACATCATCACCATGGTCTCCATGATCATTGCCGTCGGCATGCTTGTGGACAACGCGATCGTGGTGGTGGAGAACACGATCCGCCACCGCGACCTCGGGGCGTCCATGGCCGACGCGGCGGTGGACGGCGCGGCGGAGGTGGGCATGGCCATCTTCGCCAGCACCCTGACCACCATCGTGGTGTTCATCCCCATGTACTTCATGGAGACCGGGCGCATGTCGGTCTTCATGCAGCAGCTCGGGGGGCCCCTGATCGCCTCCCTCTCCGGCAGCCTGCTCATGGCGGTGACGGTGGTCCCTCTGGTCATGTCGCGCCTGCGCATCTCCCGGAACCAGAACGTGTTCCAGACCGTCTCGTCCCGCTACTGGCGCGCCCACGCGTCCGACGCCCCGCCCACGGGGATGGTGGGCGGGGTGGTGCACCGTTTCGGGCGGATCCACCCCATCCAGTGGGTGATCGGCCTCTACGGGGGCCTCGTGCGCGCCGCGCTCCGGCGGCGCGTGCTGTGCCTCCTGCTGCTGGGGGCGGGCATCTACGTCACCTACGCCTTCCCCATGCAGCATGTGGGCATGCGCCCCATGCCCAAACTGGACACGCGCGAGGTGCGCATTGACGCGCGCATGGAGCAGAACTTCAACCTGGACATGGCGAAGGACCTGATGAGCCGGATCGAGGCGCAGATAGACCCGCTCCGGGAGACGCTGGCCATCAAGAAGGTGCTCAAGCTGCACGGGGCGGACGAGGGCTTCATCGAGGTGTACCTGTACACCGAGGACGACGGCCCCATCGGCGAAAACCCGCCCTTCACCACCGAGGAGGTCATGCAGATCCTCTCGGAGAAGATCCCGAAGCAGGTGCCGGGCGCGGAACTGCGGTTCTCCATGGCCGACGCCGGCCAGTCCGAGGAGGGCGAGACCGTGAGCCTGTTCCTGCGCGGCGAGGACGGCCAGATCCTGACCCAGTACGCCGAGCAGCTCAAGGCCGTTCTGGGGACGATCGAGGAGATCTCGGACCCCGAGACCAACGTTGAGCCGGAGGTCCAGGAGGTGCAGGTGCGCATAGACAAGGATCTGGCGCAGCAGGCCGGGGTGAGCCCCATGATCGTGGCGCAGACGGTGGACGCCGCCCTGCGCGGCACCCGCATGCCGTACCTCAAGCAGGGGCGGCGCGAGGTCTCCGTGTGGGCCCAGTTCCGCGAGGAGGACCGCAAGTCCCAGGCCAACCTGGAAAACGTCGCCGTGCCCGGGCTGACCGGCCAGCTGGTCCCGCTGCAGCGGCTCACGGATTACAGCAAGGAGGCCAGCCCCACCTCCATCCGCCGGATCAACGGCAAGAACGTCATCGCCCTCTCGGCCAAGCTGAACACCAAGAACCTCAGCGCCGTGCGCGCCAAGCTTGAGTCCGCCGTGGAGGACCTCGGGCTGCCGCCGGGGTACACGGTGGACTTCGGGGAAGAGCTGGAGGACCTGGAGTCGAACATCTTCAACTTCACGACCACCCTGGCCATGGCGGTCATCCTGATCTACATCGTCATGGCCGCGCTCTTCGAGTCCTACCTGCTGCCCCTCTCGATCCTGACCACCGTGCCCATCTCGCTCTTCGGCGCCGTGTGGATGCTCTTTTACATGGACAGCCAGTTCGACCAGATCGTGCTCATCGGCTGCATTCTCATGGCCGGGGTGATCGTGAACAACGGCATCGTCATCGTGGACCACATCAACCGCCTCTACCGCGAACGGGGCGACAGGACAGAGGCCATTGTGCAGGCGGGCATTGACCGGTTCCGGCCCGTCATGATGACCGCGCTCACCACCATCCTCGGGCTGGTCCCCCTGGCCATGGCCAAGACGGGCGGCGCCTCCACCTTTGCCGGCCTGGGGCAGGCCCTGATCGGCGGGCTGACCATCGGGACGATCCTCACGCTGGTGGTCGTTCCCGTGTTCTTCACGCTGCTGGACGACTTTCAAAGGTGGGCCGTGGACTTCTTCGGAAACCTGGCGGGCCGGCGTTTGGACCAGCCGAAGGGAGCGGACGAGGCGGGCGGCGGCTCGTAG
- a CDS encoding prolipoprotein diacylglyceryl transferase gives MMSSSGHWIHDLDPVLLHLWGDRGVTYYGLAYVLGFLFGLMIHRRLRRHGRSPLTQEQEDTALFAMMIGVLGGARLGYVILYALPETLQDPLFLFQVWKGGMSFHGGLIGVLIACWYVARKSRLTLVEFGDTMAPLVPMGLFLGRIANFINGELWGNVSSVPWAVVFPRSAPGMPLDMIPARHPSQLYEALLEGAVLLAFLQWRIWRTGAQKRPGRISGEFLLLYAFFRVFCEQFREPDAALILGMSRGVFYSLFLIAGGVWLVLRSQRTARSAVWEEYEAAPRTPAPPKARQGKKTGRR, from the coding sequence ATGATGTCGTCGTCAGGACATTGGATACACGACCTGGACCCCGTTCTCCTGCATCTCTGGGGGGACCGGGGCGTCACCTATTACGGGCTGGCCTATGTGCTGGGCTTCCTGTTCGGCCTGATGATCCACCGGCGGCTCCGCCGCCACGGCAGGAGCCCGCTGACGCAGGAGCAGGAGGACACGGCGCTCTTCGCCATGATGATCGGGGTGCTGGGCGGCGCGCGCCTGGGCTACGTGATCCTCTACGCCCTTCCCGAGACCCTTCAGGACCCCCTCTTCCTGTTCCAGGTCTGGAAAGGGGGCATGTCGTTCCACGGCGGCCTCATCGGCGTCCTCATCGCCTGCTGGTATGTGGCCCGGAAAAGCCGCCTCACCCTGGTGGAGTTCGGTGACACCATGGCCCCCCTCGTGCCGATGGGCCTCTTTCTGGGAAGAATCGCCAATTTCATCAACGGCGAGCTCTGGGGCAACGTGAGCAGCGTCCCCTGGGCGGTCGTGTTCCCGCGGAGCGCCCCCGGCATGCCGCTGGACATGATCCCCGCCCGGCACCCCTCGCAGCTGTATGAGGCCCTTCTGGAGGGCGCCGTGCTGCTGGCCTTCCTGCAGTGGCGGATCTGGCGCACCGGCGCGCAGAAGCGCCCGGGCCGCATCAGCGGGGAGTTTCTCCTGCTGTACGCGTTTTTTCGCGTGTTCTGCGAGCAGTTCCGCGAGCCCGACGCGGCCCTGATTCTTGGCATGAGCCGTGGCGTGTTCTACAGTCTCTTCCTGATCGCGGGCGGGGTGTGGCTGGTGCTCCGCTCCCAGCGGACGGCCCGGTCCGCCGTCTGGGAGGAATATGAGGCGGCCCCCCGGACACCCGCCCCGCCCAAGGCCCGTCAGGGGAAAAAGACGGGCAGGCGGTGA
- a CDS encoding PilT/PilU family type 4a pilus ATPase, with protein sequence MMNMKELMYKAVSLKASDIHIKHGNPPIFRVDGVLVRLEDHPPFTDEDARGLLREIVDDKDLAKFEKLMDLDTSFLLEEVARFRVNACVDDGHPRIVLRLIPLQILPLEALDLPVTLKKMCQLKNGLILFTGPTGSGKSTSLAAMIDEINRSRPDHIITIEDPLEFMHEDHMGIVTHREVGHDTLSFANALRGALRQDPDVILIGEMRDTETVKTALSSAETGHLVLSTLHTVDAVETLNRLLEFFEPHQQIHIRKQLASVLRSICSQRILPLAGGSGRTVACELLVGTRTIRDFIEQGKSFKEIVELIAESKDQWGMQTFDQALYDLWSKGKITADVALQNSTSPKDLKLRMQGMNVR encoded by the coding sequence ATGATGAACATGAAAGAGCTGATGTACAAGGCCGTCTCCCTGAAGGCGTCCGACATCCACATCAAGCACGGCAACCCGCCCATCTTCCGCGTGGACGGCGTGCTGGTCCGCCTGGAGGACCACCCGCCCTTCACGGACGAGGATGCCCGGGGGCTGCTGCGGGAGATTGTGGACGACAAGGACCTGGCCAAGTTTGAGAAGCTCATGGACTTGGACACGTCGTTCCTGCTGGAGGAGGTGGCGCGTTTCCGCGTCAACGCCTGCGTGGACGACGGGCATCCCCGCATTGTGCTCCGGCTGATCCCCCTGCAGATTCTGCCGCTGGAGGCCCTGGACCTCCCCGTGACGCTGAAGAAGATGTGCCAGCTGAAGAACGGCCTCATCCTGTTCACCGGCCCCACGGGCAGCGGCAAGTCCACGTCCCTCGCCGCCATGATTGACGAGATCAACCGGTCGCGGCCGGACCACATCATCACGATCGAGGACCCGCTGGAGTTCATGCACGAGGACCACATGGGCATCGTCACCCACCGCGAGGTGGGCCACGACACGCTGTCCTTCGCGAACGCCCTGCGCGGCGCCCTGCGCCAGGACCCCGACGTGATCCTGATCGGCGAGATGCGCGACACGGAGACGGTGAAGACGGCGCTCTCCTCGGCCGAGACGGGGCACCTTGTGCTCTCCACGCTCCACACGGTGGACGCGGTGGAGACGCTGAACCGCCTGCTGGAGTTCTTCGAGCCGCACCAGCAGATTCACATCCGCAAGCAGCTTGCCAGCGTGCTGCGGTCCATCTGCTCGCAGCGCATCCTGCCCCTGGCCGGGGGCAGCGGCCGCACCGTGGCCTGCGAGTTGCTCGTCGGCACGCGCACCATCCGCGACTTCATTGAGCAGGGCAAGTCGTTCAAGGAGATCGTGGAGCTGATCGCCGAGAGCAAGGACCAGTGGGGGATGCAGACTTTCGACCAGGCGCTCTACGACCTGTGGTCCAAGGGCAAGATCACGGCGGACGTCGCCCTCCAGAACTCCACCAGCCCCAAGGACCTCAAACTGCGCATGCAGGGCATGAACGTGCGCTGA
- a CDS encoding superoxide dismutase, with the protein MSFKQPELPYDLGALNPFVSEEQMSFHYGKHHAAYFTNLNGLVDGKPESDLALRQVVLDGQGPVFNNSAQAWNHSFFWHCMAPGGGGAPQGEIKGLIEAQWGSFDAFKQEFSTAAAKLFGSGWAWLAADPSGKLEILPLSNADTPLRHGKEPVLTLDVWEHAYYIDYRNARPKFIEGFWDVVNWDFVNKNLKTPFQE; encoded by the coding sequence ATGAGCTTCAAACAGCCCGAACTTCCGTACGATCTTGGCGCCCTGAACCCCTTCGTGTCCGAGGAGCAGATGTCCTTCCACTACGGGAAGCACCACGCCGCCTATTTCACCAACCTGAACGGGCTGGTGGACGGCAAGCCCGAGTCTGACCTCGCGCTGCGGCAGGTGGTGCTGGACGGCCAGGGGCCGGTGTTCAACAACAGCGCCCAGGCCTGGAACCACAGCTTTTTCTGGCACTGCATGGCCCCGGGCGGCGGCGGCGCGCCCCAGGGCGAGATCAAGGGCCTGATCGAGGCCCAGTGGGGCTCCTTCGACGCCTTCAAGCAGGAATTCTCCACGGCGGCGGCGAAGCTGTTCGGCTCCGGGTGGGCCTGGCTGGCCGCCGACCCCTCGGGGAAGCTGGAGATCCTGCCGCTGAGCAACGCCGACACGCCGCTCCGCCACGGCAAGGAGCCTGTGCTCACGCTGGACGTCTGGGAGCACGCCTACTACATTGACTACCGCAACGCCCGCCCGAAGTTCATCGAGGGCTTCTGGGACGTGGTCAACTGGGACTTCGTGAACAAGAACCTGAAGACGCCCTTTCAGGAGTAG